From one Brachypodium distachyon strain Bd21 chromosome 4, Brachypodium_distachyon_v3.0, whole genome shotgun sequence genomic stretch:
- the LOC100844625 gene encoding 54S ribosomal protein L37, mitochondrial gives MAMPWTRVLKQGIIPRDAAQLIGARGLAVAAKGKKGGKGGTADAKPVLSKEMKSTTVFGANILKEGSDPKIQPDAEYPDWLWHLVDKRPVLSELRRKDAKELPYEDLKRFVKLDNRFRIKENNALTAKN, from the coding sequence ATGGCAATGCCTTGGACAAGAGTATTGAAGCAAGGAATTATACCAAGAGATGCAGCTCAGTTGATCGGGGCCAGAGGCCTTGCAGTTGCAGCCAAGGGAAAGAAGGGTGGAAAAGGTGGCACAGCTGATGCTAAACCTGTGCTCAGCAAGGAAATGAAGAGCACAACTGTGTTTGGTGCAAATATCCTGAAGGAGGGTTCTGATCCAAAGATCCAGCCAGATGCAGAGTACCCTGACTGGCTGTGGCACCTGGTCGACAAGCGTCCCGTGCTGAGTGAGCTGCGGAGGAAAGATGCCAAGGAACTCCCTTATGAAGACCTGAAGCGTTTCGTCAAGCTGGACAACCGGTTTCGGATCAAGGAAAACAATGCTCTCACTGCGAAGAACTGA
- the LOC100844321 gene encoding DNA polymerase alpha subunit B, with protein MEEEIRTEFESSGFSIGGAGPSDSAQILSTLLTYCINYKMSPADLVSNWEVYYLNRQLDGLKVESSYLDGFLTHLQNEVKDKLIKEETDLHVYSSNDIDMLLNNALTEEEGFLDTPSTKLEKSHGEPSNSELTPLTTDRPSSSRAAKTNGDRITPFAQRVNKFAQHYVLNADDMANVPSKPEVETSEDELIRRVQPRQRCTLQVQRSHPEPGCRFMYDRMEDRFNYLEDRIRSSASLFSATGLCGEPADATLASEDNMFAVGMVICDGEGRLNEKSILLQGSVEHSRGQRVRLDLKDINEFSLFPGQVVGIEGHNPSGHCFVASKLIDSIPVPVDDQLPCSKKQALDDEGRQNSNTLSRVLSSVIAAGPYTTTDNLLFEPLQELLSYACRKQPQLLILMGPFIDSDHPDIKRGTVDQSFHDIFHFEILRKLQDFTQYLGHSVRVILVPSVRDAHHDTVFPQPAFDLNLPEDITHQITCLANPSIFSSNEIHFGCCTTDILKQLSGDEISRKPPGGKPADRIGRLAKHILKQQSYYPLYPPAAGVPMDFSLAKEAFEISSPPDVLLLPSDLAPFVKVLSLNEGAEEQKWFVCVNPGRLAKGIGGGTFVELYYNEDTDKTNAFIMRI; from the exons atggaggaggagatccgCACGGAGTTCGAGAGCAGCGGCTTCTccatcggcggcgccggccccaGCGACTCCGCCCAGATCCTCTCCACGC TGCTGACCTACTGCATCAACTACAAGATGAGCCCCGCGGATCTCGTCTCCAACTGGGAGGTCTACTACCTCAATAG GCAATTGGATGGGTTGAAGGTTGAAAGCTCATACCTTGATGGGTTTTTGACACATTTGCAAAATGAAGTAAAAGACAAGCTTataaaagaagaaacagacCTTCACGTTTACTCCAGCAATGATATTGACAT GCTCTTGAACAATGCACTCACAGAAGAAGAGGGATTCCTTGACACACCAAGCACTAAACTGGAAAAGTCACATGGAGAGCCATCTAACTCCGAGCTAACTCCTCTGACAACTGATAGGCCATCATCCAGCAGAGCGGCCAAAACAAATGGTGATCGTATTACCCCTTTCGCCCAACGGGTAAATAAATTTGCTCAGCACTATGTTTTGAATGCTGATGACATGGCCAATGTGCCAAGTAAACCTGAGGTTGAAACCTCAGAAGATGAATTAATTAGAAGAGTCCAACCAAGACAAAGATGTACCTTGCAAGTTCAACGCTCACATCCCGAACCAGGTTGCAGGTTCATGTATGACAGGATGGAAGATCGA TTTAATTACCTTGAAGATCGGATAAGAAGTTCAGCAAGCCTTTTTTCTGCAACTGGGCTTTGTGGAGAACCTGCAGATGCGACCCTTGCTTCAGAG GACAACATGTTCGCTGTTGGCATGGTAATTTGTGATGGGGAAGGTCGTTTGAATGAAAAATCTATCTTGTTACAGGGCAG TGTTGAGCACTCCAGGGGACAGCGTGTACGCCTTGACTTGAAGGACATAAACGAGTTCTCTTTGTTTCCTGGGCAG GTTGTGGGCATTGAAGGTCACAATCCTAGTGGACATTGTTTTGTTGCGTCAAAGTTGATTGATTCCATACCAGTTCCTGTGGATGATCAACTGCCTTGTTCTAAGAAACAGGCTCTTGATGATGAAGGCCGTCAAAATTCGAACACTCTATCAAGAGTGTTGTCATCG GTCATTGCAGCAGGTCCCTATACAACAACCGATAATCTTTTGTTTGAACCATTGCAAGAACTGCTCTCATATGCCTGTCGAAAGCAGCCTCAACTGCTCATATTG ATGGGACCCTTTATCGACTCTGATCATCCTGACATTAAAAGGGGAACTGTTGACCAGAGCTTTCATGATATTTTCCATTTCGAAATTCTAAGAAAG CTTCAAGATTTTACCCAGTACTTGGGTCACAGTGTTCGTGTAATTCTTGTTCCATCTGTGCGTGATGCTCACCACGACACTGTTTTCCCCCAG CCTGCATTTGACTTGAATTTACCAGAAGATATCACACATCAG ATTACTTGTCTGGCAAATCCAAGTATATTCAGTTCTAATGAG ATACATTTTGGCTGTTGTACAACGGACATCTTGAAACAGCTGAGTGGTGATGAAATTTCCCGCAAGCCACCTGGTGGAAAGCCTGCAGATAGGATTGGGCGACTTGCAAAACATATACTGAAGCAACAAAG CTACTACCCTCTATATCCACCTGCTGCTGGTGTGCCTATGGATTTCTCACTTGCCAAGGAAGCATTTGAGATCTCATCACCTCCTGATGTTCTTCTGCTTCCTTCCGATCTTGCTCCTTTCGTGAAG GTGCTTTCCCTGAACGAAGGTGCCGAGGAACAAAAATGGTTTGTTTGCGTGAACCCTGGGAGGCTAGCAAAAGGTATCGGTGGAGGCACATTTGTAGAGCTTTACTACAATGAGGACACAGACAAGACCAATGCCTTCATCATGCGCATCTAA
- the LOC100842588 gene encoding stromal 70 kDa heat shock-related protein, chloroplastic, translating to MATFTPQVSAMACGSPSSSLFVGRRRRPALQMRAPRGGRARGLAMRVACEKVVGIDLGTTNSAVAAMEAGKPTVITNAEGQRTTPSVVAYTKGGERLVGQIAKRQAVVNPENTFFSVKRFIGRKMAEVDDEAKQVSYNVLRDENGNVKLDCPAIGKQFAAEEISAQVLRKLVDDASKFLNEKITKAVVTVPAYFNDSQRTATKDAGRIAGLEVLRIINEPTAASLAYGFEKKNNETILVFDLGGGTFDVSVLEVGDGVFEVLSTSGDTHLGGDDFDKKIVDWLASTFKNDEGIDLLKDKQALQRLTEAAEKAKMELSTLTQANISLPFITATADGPKHIEATLSRAKFEELCSDLIDRLKTPVNNALKDAKLSVSNLDEVILVGGSTRIPSVQELVKKITGKDPNVTVNPDEVVSLGAAVQGGVLAGDVKDVVLLDVTPLSIGLETLGGVMTKIIPRNTTLPTSKSEVFSTAADGQTSVEINVLQGEREFVRDNKSLGSFRLDGIPPAPRGVPQIEVKFDIDANGILSVAAVDKGTGKKQDITITGASTLPKDEVERMVEEADKFAQEDKEKRDAIDTKNQADSVVYQTEKQLKELGDKVPAPVKEKVDVKLQELKDAIAGGSTPTMKAAMEALNQEVMQIGQAMYNQSSGGASGPTDAGAEPTPGAGPTGSSGNDGDVIDADFTDSN from the exons ATGGCCACCTTCACGCCCCAGGTCAGCGCGATGGCGTGCGGGTCCCCGTCGAGCTCGCTCTTCgtgggccggcggcggcggccggcgctgcAGATGCGGGCCCcgcgcggcgggcgggcgcgcgggctggcgatgcgcgtggcgtGCGAGAAGGTGGTGGGGATCGACCTCGGCACCACCaactccgccgtcgccgccatggaggCCGGCAAGCCCACGGTGATCACCAACGCCGAGGGCCAGCGGACCACGCCGTCCGTCGTTGCCTACACCAAGGGAGGGGAGCGGCTGGTCGGACAGATCGCCAAGCGCCAGGCCGTCGTCAACCCGGAGAACACCTTCTTCTCCGTCAAGCGCTTCATCGGCCGCAAGATGGCCGAGGTCGACGACGAGGCTAAGCAGGTCTCCTACAATGTCCTGCGCGACGAGAACGGGAACGTTAAGCTCGACTGCCCTGCCATCGGCAAGCAGTTCGCCGCGGAGGAGATATCCGCGCAG GTATTGAGGAAGCTGGTGGATGATGCATCTAAGTTTCTGAatgaaaaaattacaaaagcaGTGGTCACTGTTCCAGCCTACTTCAATGACTCACAGAGAACAGCAACAAAAGATGCTGGTCGTATTGCAGGCTTAGAAGTTCTTCGCATTATAAATGAGCCGACTGCTGCATCCCTGGCTTATGGTtttgagaagaaaaataacGAAACAATTCTAGTGTTTGACCTGGGTGGTGGTACTTTTGATGTCTCAG TATTGGAGGTAGGAGATGGTGTGTTTGAGGTGCTTTCCACATCTGGGGACACACACCTAGGTGGCGATGACTTTGATAAG AAAATTGTAGATTGGCTCGCTAGCACCTTCAAGAATGATGAAGGCATAGATCTTCTTAAGGATAAACAAGCCCTTCAGCGTCTTACTGAGGCTGCAGAAAAGGCCAAGATGGAATTGTCAACTCTCACACAGGCAAACATTAG CTTGCCATTCATAACCGCTACTGCTGATGGACCCAAACACATTGAGGCAACCCTCTCTAGAGCCAAATTTGAGGAACTGTGTTCAGACCTCATTGATAG GCTTAAAACTCCTGTTAATAACGCCTTGAAAGATGCCAAGCTATCTGTTAGTAATCTAGACGAAGTGATTCTTGTGGGTGGATCCACCCGAATCCCTTCAGTGCAAGAACTTGTGAAGAAGATTACCGGCAAGGACCCCAACGTTACAGTCAACCCTGATGAGGTTGTTTCTCTTGGGGCAGCAGTACAG GGTGGGGTTTTAGCTGGAGATGTGAAGGATGTTGTCCTTCTCGATGTTACTCCATTGTCAATTGGGTTAGAAACTTTGGGTGGGGTAATGACAAAGATTATCCCCAGGAATACAACACTGCCCACCTCTAAGTCTGAGGTATTCTCAACGGCCGCTGATGGACAGACAAGTGTTGAGATTAATGTTCTCCAAGGGGAAAGAGAGTTTGTCAGGGACAACAAGTCCCTTGGAAGCTTCCGGTTGGACGGGATCCCTCCCGCACCACGTGGCGTGCCACAAATTGAAGTGAAGTTCGATATTGATGCCAATGGCATTCTGTCCGTTGCAGCTGTTGACAAGGGTACTGGCAAGAAGCAGGATATCACTATCACTGGCGCTAGTACACTACCAAAGGATGAG GTTGAGAGAATGGTAGAAGAAGCTGACAAGTTTGCCCAGGAGGACAAAGAGAAAAGAGATGCCATTGACACGAAAAACCAGGCAGACTCTGTGGTCTACCAGACGGAGAAGCAACTGAAGGAGCTTGGCGACAAGGTCCCTGCTCCTGTGAAAGAAAAGGTGGATGTAAAGCTTCAGGAACTCAAAGATGCCATTGCTGGTGGATCAACACCCACAATGAAAGCTGCCATGGAGGCTTTGAATCAGGAGGTAATGCAGATCGGACAGGCTATGTATAACCAATCTAGTGGCGGTGCTTCAGGGCCTACTGATGCTGGCGCTGAGCCTACGCCTGGTGCTGGACCAACAGGCTCAAGTGGAAATGATGGAGATGTTATTGATGCGGATTTCACAGATAGCAACTAA
- the LOC104585157 gene encoding mediator of RNA polymerase II transcription subunit 15a yields the protein MAQPPAGGGGGGGGHHWLATAPPDLRAKVVRKIIKTLPRPNGPPDQHQLAHLHAVASRYEARVFGAATSMQDYITTVSKKMTQIQNRDQTSAHAASNLQQPAQMGSQMQQANAAQANYSVRPLQMAPAARPSATHQTQHPPSHISSGLCNLQPQPQPQPRLMGIMNQQHLRRVNQMQRVQQANVAVMQNGHPGGQNKNNQQYESPPTSEIITRNNAEEVEWREDLFQKITSLKDAHFTELMEYDRALDVCDITNEQFESMPEKKADRCRKLQKIKGMIQTVLSFLQLQKGNIPKQAMGQLGKFQDIISGLRQFFRMERKKATIAARNCRELPHVASPAGTTAPPTSGMDTQHEHREVPAVETISSQPTQSSPTRSTPLALEPNESNTANLAGEAEDDGQAEMLGEAGAPVADAATFTGGTCSQEEHPADETVIPQMSQNVPPGGTYSQEEDQENTEDEPVISELTQNAPPEGTCIQEEEQQEQAVIIPELTQNVPPGGMTQPAQQQDRSADQAESPNEACVTAEAPVSMDQPPIKSGDKAEALRGLARELGLNLGRSTRLRRTIDSVSCEEEETSEPESKRQKMQSFGYGYITDRVLDEVRDAHRALLETEVSIISDTTGAAAAADGPSMVVGFFYTAVTLPPDFRGAFEVSEVYAKLLVPADYPRSSPAVLPRGELREGFPCSVDAAFQDAFSKLPEHRSIVDIARAFDSCVRSVVAEFVKMIRMWELESYMESRRQYMQNYDPRMGSCICK from the exons ATGGCGCAGCCCcccgcaggcggcggcggcggcggcggcggccaccactGGCTGGCGACGGCGCCCCCGGACCTCCGCGCCAAAGTGGTTAGAAAGAT AATTAAGACTTTGCCCCGACCCAATGGGCCGCCAGATCAGCATCAGCTTGCACACCTCCACGCCGTTGCCTCCCGATATGAGGCCAGGGTGTTCGGGGCTGCCACCAGCATGCAAGATTACATTACGACAGTAAGCAAGAAGATGACGCAGATTCAGAACAGAGACCAAACGTCTGCCCATGCTGCCTCAAACCTTCAGCAACCGGCGCAAATGGGATCCCAAATGCAGCAGGCCAATGCAGCGCAAGCTAATTACTCTGTAAGGCCACTCCAAATGGCACCGGCTGCCCGGCCGTCAGCAACACATCAGACGCAACACCCGCCCAGCCATATCTCCAGTGGCTTGTGTAATCTGCAGCCCCAGCCCCAGCCTCAGCCACGCTTGATGGGGATAATGAATCAGCAACACCTGAGGAGGGTCAACCAAATGCAGCGGGTGCAGCAGGCCAATGTCGCCGTGATGCAGAATGGGCACCCTGGAGGACAGAACAAGAACAACCAGCAATATGAAAGCCCTCCAACTTCAGAGATAATCACAAGGAATAATGCTGAAGAAGTCGAATGGAGGGAGGACTTGTTCCAGAAGATCACATCACTCAAGGATGCCCACTTCACTGAGCTCATGGAATACGACCGAGCGTTGGATGTTTGCGATATAACAAATGAACAGTTCGAGTCGATGCCTGAAAAGAAAGCTGACAGATGCAGGAAATTACAAAAAATCAAGGGAATGATACAGACTGTGCTGAGCTTCCTTCAGCTCCAGAAAGGCAACATTCCCAAACAGGCCATGGGCCAGTTGGGCAAATTCCAAGACATAATATCTGGTCTGCGGCAATTCTTCAggatggaaagaaaaaaagctaCGATCGCAGCGAGGAACTGTCGCGAGCTGCCTCATGTCGCGAGTCCAGCTGGCACCACGGCACCACCCACTAGTGGCATGGATACGCAGCATGAACATCGAGAGGTCCCTGCAGTTGAAACCATCTCGTCGCAGCCAACACAGAGCAGTCCGACGAGATCAACTCCCCTGGCTTTGGAACCAAATGAGAGCAACACCGCCAACTTGGCAGGTGAAGCAGAGGATGATGGTCAGGCTGAGATGCTGGGTGAAGCTGGGGCACCGGTAGCTGACGCGGCAACATTCACCGGAGGAACATGTAGCCAGGAAGAACATCCAGCAGATGAAACGGTTATTCCTCAGATGTCACAGAACGTTCCTCCTGGAGGAACATATAGCcaggaagaagatcaagagAATACAGAAGACGAACCGGTTATTTCTGAGTTGACACAGAACGCTCCTCCTGAAGGAACATGTATCCAGGAAGAAGAACAGCAAGAGCAGGCGGTCATTATCCCTGAGTTGACACAGAACGTTCCTCCTGGAGGAATGACTCAACCGGCTCAGCAGCAAGACCGTAGCGCGGATCAAGCCGAATCACCCAACGAGGCCTGTGTCACAGCCGAAGCGCCGGTATCCATGGATCAGCCACCGATCAAGAGCGGAGACAAGGCGGAAGCGCTCCGCGGGTTAGCCCGTGAATTGGGGCTGAACCTTGGGCGCAGCACCCGCCTCCGCAGGACCATCGACAGCGTGTCctgtgaggaggaggaaacaTCGGAGCCTGAATCCAAGAGGCAGAAAATGCAGAGCTTCGGCTACGGCTACATCACCGACAGAGTGCTGGACGAGGTCAGAGACGCGCACAGGGCGCTGCTCGAGACGGAGGTCAGCATCATCAGCGACACCACgggagcagctgctgcagcggaCGGTCCGTCGATGGTGGTCGGGTTCTTCTACACCGCCGTGACGCTCCCGCCGGACTTCAGGGGGGCCTTCGAGGTGTCCGAGGTGTACGCGAAGCTGCTCGTCCCCGCCGATTACCCACGGAGCTCTCCGGCGGTGCTGCCCCGCGGCGAACTGCGAGAGGGCTTTCCATGCTCGGTGGACGCGGCGTTTCAAGACGCCTTCAGCAAGCTCCCGGAGCACAGATCCATCGTGGACATTGCCAGGGCGTTTGACTCGTGCGTGCGGAGCGTCGTTGCTGAATTTGTGAAGATGATTAGGATGTGGGAATTGGAAAGTTACATGGAATCGAGGAGGCAGTACATGCAAAATTATGACCCTAGGATGGGATCATGTATATGCAAGTAA